From Bacillus pumilus, one genomic window encodes:
- a CDS encoding MFS transporter, producing the protein MGNKFWYYTGSKSLLMLSDILFVMTITFVIYQDTQSVAYATLFPLIRTLCQLLAGLISPVLTDHFQAGRLLKWVPLLRLVMLIVFTAQFHFFQQHMVWLFGALILISITGGFISPLLQAIMPMLVPANQLVKANSTASIFHQTVQIAGYSFTGMLVLLIGPFYLMWITCFMIVLSYLFFIPVFPLLKQEDTVRKANKMNSFKDGWAIIWTNKTIRTLTFMDVCENMAGAVWIGAITLAFVTHDLNESEEWWGFINAAYYTGAILGGLLAAWISRLIQKQLLLFMAAGSFIYAVLTIVFSLNSLPWLALLLCILMGPAYQIRDVSQQTILQTETPVRDLSKVYSAHYVLSSVSVGLSIFFVGLIADAFGARTVYLLGGLFVLICSGIAILAFMRQKKKSG; encoded by the coding sequence ATGGGAAACAAGTTTTGGTATTATACAGGCAGTAAAAGCCTTCTCATGCTAAGTGATATTCTATTTGTGATGACGATCACGTTTGTGATCTATCAAGATACACAATCTGTTGCCTATGCGACTCTATTTCCGCTAATAAGAACGCTTTGCCAGCTATTAGCCGGGCTCATCTCTCCTGTTTTGACCGATCACTTTCAAGCGGGTCGGCTGTTGAAATGGGTCCCTCTTTTACGTCTTGTGATGCTCATCGTGTTTACAGCCCAATTTCATTTCTTTCAGCAGCATATGGTCTGGCTGTTTGGTGCGCTTATTCTCATTTCCATCACAGGTGGATTCATCAGTCCTTTATTACAGGCCATCATGCCGATGCTTGTGCCAGCAAATCAGCTTGTGAAAGCGAACAGTACAGCCTCCATTTTTCATCAAACGGTCCAAATCGCCGGTTATTCGTTTACTGGAATGCTCGTCCTGTTGATTGGTCCTTTTTATTTAATGTGGATTACTTGTTTCATGATTGTGTTGTCTTATTTGTTTTTCATCCCTGTTTTTCCTCTTCTCAAGCAAGAAGACACGGTTCGAAAAGCAAATAAGATGAACAGTTTCAAGGATGGCTGGGCGATTATTTGGACAAATAAAACGATTCGCACTCTGACCTTTATGGATGTTTGTGAAAATATGGCGGGCGCTGTGTGGATCGGGGCGATTACCCTTGCCTTTGTCACCCATGATTTAAACGAAAGTGAGGAATGGTGGGGTTTTATCAACGCCGCTTATTATACAGGCGCCATTCTAGGCGGGCTCTTGGCTGCGTGGATAAGCCGGTTGATTCAAAAGCAGCTTCTTCTCTTTATGGCAGCTGGTTCATTCATTTATGCAGTGCTGACTATTGTCTTTTCACTGAACAGCCTGCCGTGGCTTGCTTTGCTGCTTTGTATTTTGATGGGGCCTGCTTATCAAATTCGGGATGTTTCGCAGCAAACCATTCTTCAAACGGAAACGCCCGTCCGAGATTTATCAAAGGTGTACTCGGCTCATTACGTCCTTTCTTCTGTATCTGTCGGTTTATCTATTTTCTTTGTTGGATTGATTGCAGATGCATTCGGAGCGAGGACTGTGTATTTGCTAGGCGGTTTGTTTGTGCTCATCTGTTCGGGGATTGCCATCCTCGCTTTTATGAGACAGAAAAAAAAGAGCGGCTGA